In Populus nigra chromosome 1, ddPopNigr1.1, whole genome shotgun sequence, one genomic interval encodes:
- the LOC133698389 gene encoding uncharacterized protein LOC133698389 → MSVSKLTKKGCISDVSCRFIQLPDELIVSILKKTGDPKTLICCSAVCKHLQFLVSKVDSVSLRFSYPGTAGDYLPCWKSHYHIPQSAIPALMKVFANTISLKIELCLCPSLVPWYSGIARTHGFKFQLKAMDMNDEMHTQVCMAFEVGLLSSDDEGMLLPESEALDILNVKNPLMLSFFLVILCYRPKSLKSVVILSAGLLGYGLERYIPKHKELYRSGGNVFMESGQLAKFRTLNSSTRLNERLNESWLKNPQNLICWLKKHEENNYRLGEKLWLIHKWEGERCNMKQSIVKKTDVDELLRAFDEDVDEKP, encoded by the coding sequence ATGTCGGTGTCCAAATTGACCAAGAAAGGCTGTATTTCGGATGTATCATGCAGATTCATTCAATTACCTGATGAATTGATTGTATCCATCCTGAAAAAAACAGGAGACCCTAAAACCCTTATTTGTTGCTCGGCAGTTTGCAAGCATTTGCAATTCCTTGTCTCCAAAGTTGACTCAGTCTCCCTTAGATTCTCGTATCCGGGCACAGCAGGCGATTATCTCCCATGCTGGAAATCACATTATCACATTCCACAATCAGCAATTCCTGCCCTCATGAAAGTGTTTGCTAATACGATCTCTCTCAAAATCGAGCTCTGCCTTTGCCCTTCACTAGTCCCTTGGTATTCTGGAATAGCTCGCACCCATGGCTTCAAGTTCCAGCTGAAGGCAATGGATATGAACGATGAAATGCACACTCAAGTGTGCATGGCATTTGAGGTTGGGTTGTTGTCAAGTGATGATGAGGGGATGTTATTACCTGAATCAGAAGCATTGGATATTCTAAATGTCAAGAATCCTCTGATGTTGtccttttttcttgtaatattATGTTATCGGCCTAAATCGTTGAAAAGTGTGGTGATTTTGAGTGCTGGGTTACTGGGTTATGGATTAGAACGATATATACCAAAACATAAGGAGTTGTATAGATCAGGTGGGAATGTGTTTATGGAATCTGGACAGTTGGCCAAGTTTCGTACTTTGAATTCAAGTACGAGACTGAATGAGAGACTGAACGAGAGCTGGCTGAAGAATCCGCAGAATCTTATATGTTGGCTTAAGAAGCATGAGGAGAATAATTATCGGCTTGGAGAGAAGTTGTGGCTTATTCATAAATGGGAAGGAGAGAGATGCAACATGAAGCAATCAATTGTAAAGAAGACAGATGTGGATGAGTTGCTGCGTGCTTTTGATGAGGATGTTGatgaaaaaccatga